The DNA segment GAAACCCCGGTAGCCTTATGCTGCTGGGGTTTTGCCTTTTTGGGCTACAAAATCGCGCCAGTATTTCTCAAGTGCGCGGCGAGTAACCTCGGATTTAGAACGCCCGATATGATCAGACATTATTTTTAAGTGCTGGAATTCGGAGTTGTTCAATCGCTGGGTGAACCTTATCTGTCGAATTTCTTTCATTTTTAGTCGGACTTCTAATTTAGACAAGTATAGCCGATGGATCGCTAAGCGATCGCCGCAGCGCGACTTTCAGGCAAAAATAAACTTTTTCCATAGACTTATCAACAGGTTTTCAACGCATCAATGAATAAATGACAGCAAAAAGCATCTCACTTTGCCACTGTTGGAGGTGCAAGGGGGGAGTAAATTGTCATACATTATTGGAAAAACTAACACTTATTAAGTTTATTGAAGGCGAAGCCTGCTACCTAAGTGATCGCCTAATCACTTGCTCAACCCTCCGCATAACAAGGCTCATTACCCTTTCCCCTTATCTGGGGAGGGGTTTTCTTTATCTTTTTGGCGTTGCTTTGCTGCCTGAGATGCCAGATAACTCAACAAATTTGCAAGGCTGCGCTCCTCCTCTTCCGCCCATTCTGAAAGGATTTTATGCACATCTTCGCTTAGTGTGATCGTGGTTCGTAGCCTGTTGCCCATTAGGTCGTCCAGTTCGCTTGTATTTGCCATCGATCATATCCTTTCGTCGGTTTATAAAGATTTTTGGCACCAATTTATGCCACTGGCATTACTGTATGCTACTTTATATAACAACAGCCAATTAATGCCACTAGCAACCAAAAGATGACACCAACAGGCATCATGCTGTCTGAAGTGTCAATTGCGCCCAAAACTAGGCGCAGCAACGCTTACACCTAAGAATGAGTAAAAATAACCATGCAAACGACCGACCGAATTTTGACAACTCCTGCCAGTTCTCCCCCAGTTCTGGCAACGGGCTACGACTGCGGTAATGGTAGTGTCAAACTAATAGTTGATAACTCTGAAGTCCTTATTCCGTCGTACTTTGCGGCGTTGCACAGTGAAATTTACGACGTTATCGAATCCAAGCAAGGATCTCTAATTGAATATTTAGGCGGCGATCGCGCTGACCTCGTTGGACAAAAGTGGCTAACAGGTAATGTTGCCTATCAAGTTAACCCTCAAGGGCATCAGCGGACTGTTGACGACTTAAACGGGAAAGTCCATTTAGCGCTGCAATTACTGTTAGGCGCACTGGGAACTATGCAGCATCGTTCTAAGTGGAATTTGTCGATTGTTTGTTCGATTCAGGATGCTCAGGCGCTAGGCGGCGAATTGTCGAAAGCGATCGCAGGACGGCACAATATCCGCGTCAACAATAAAGGTGTGACCTCGGTTGAAGTTGCCGTTAGTGCAGTGCTAGAAGAGGGCAGCGGCGCAGTTGTTTCGGCGCTTGCTTCCGGACTGATTCAGCCAAAAACGCAGAACATTGTCTTGGACTTTGGCGGCGGTACAACCATCGCTTCTGTGTTTGCACCGGGCGGAAAATTAATCACCCGAAAAGTTACACGAGGGGGCGTTGATTGTCTGATTGAAGCTATCGCCAAAAACCTTAATACACGTCGCCAACTGCTGAAGGAAGCCGACAGGCATCTAATACGACTTGGTATCGAAAACCAGTCTTTTCAATATGGGAAAACT comes from the Funiculus sociatus GB2-C1 genome and includes:
- a CDS encoding ribbon-helix-helix domain-containing protein; amino-acid sequence: MANTSELDDLMGNRLRTTITLSEDVHKILSEWAEEEERSLANLLSYLASQAAKQRQKDKENPSPDKGKG
- a CDS encoding ParM/StbA family protein, whose protein sequence is MQTTDRILTTPASSPPVLATGYDCGNGSVKLIVDNSEVLIPSYFAALHSEIYDVIESKQGSLIEYLGGDRADLVGQKWLTGNVAYQVNPQGHQRTVDDLNGKVHLALQLLLGALGTMQHRSKWNLSIVCSIQDAQALGGELSKAIAGRHNIRVNNKGVTSVEVAVSAVLEEGSGAVVSALASGLIQPKTQNIVLDFGGGTTIASVFAPGGKLITRKVTRGGVDCLIEAIAKNLNTRRQLLKEADRHLIRLGIENQSFQYGKTNWNFRDVYNTELKPWVVANLATALKSVEAWRDQSDSIIAIGGGSQLPTINTLLGIQNIVTSYDAVWLNCRGLQRLAGIKLRRAA